The genomic stretch TGGTTTCCTTGCTTCCAACAGATCCGCTGGCACCGTTGGAGCCGTGGTAACATGCCCCCTGGAGGTGGTCAAGACGCGTCTGCAAAGCTCGACGGCATTCATGACGCCATCCTCTAGGCTCGTGGAGCCAACGGGGAGTGGACCGGCCAATGGCGGCCCCTCTGAGCTGTTGAGGCCGGAACAACGACGTAAGCTAAGCACAACGATATTACGTAACAGATCACAGCCACAGGTGATTGGGGGTGTGCGTAGGGTAGTACCAACTTCTTTTTTACCTATTTCTCATacaacacatacacacacatgatCCACCACATTCCAGCCACATTGCCATATATCCCAACCGCCAACCTCTGCCACAACACAACATTTTCATCTCCATTGTCCTGGCATCCATGATTGAGCAgcttttaattgcattttttgcCTGTACTCCTTACAGATTATGGCCATTTCCCATTGCGGCATCTCATCGACAACCCCCAAATCCATGAGCATCATCCAGTGTCTGCGGTAAGTGTATAAGTCTGCGGTATATCATTACCTTATTTCATTCCTTATTTCCTTCCTCTTCCCAGACACATTGTCCAGAACGAGGGTCCACGTGCTCTGTTCAAAGGTCTTGGTCCGAATCTCGTAGGCGTTGCGCCCTCTCGTGCCATTTACTTTTGCACCTACTCACAGACCAAGAACTCGCTCAACAGTTTGGGGTAAGTGAAAGCCTCTATTCATAAATTTACTGCTCGTATTCATTCTTGGATTTTTGCGGTCTTTTATCAGTTTCGTTGAACGTGACTCCCCGCTGGTGCACATCATGAGTGCGGCCAGTGCTGGCTTTGTCTCATCCACGGCCACTAATCCCATTTGGTTTGTGAAGACCCGCATGCAACTGGACCACAACTCCAAGGTGCAAATGACAGTGCGGCAGTGCATCGAGCGTGTGTATGCCCAGGGCGGTATTGCGGCCTTCTACAAGGGCATCACGGCCAGCTACTTTGGCATCTGCGAGACCATGGTGCACTTTGTCATCTACGAGTTCATCAAATCCAAATTGGTATGAGAAAGTCGTGTGATTAGGTTTCGGCTTGTGGAATCCCCCCGATTAttcttccatttttttttgcttttagtTGGAGCAACGCAATCAGAGGCAAACAGACACCAAGGGCTCGCGGGACTTTTTGGAGTTCATGATGGCCGGTGCCGTCTCGAAGACAATCGCCTCCTGCATTGCGTATCCGCACGAGGTGGCACGTACTCGGCTGCGCGAGGAGGGCAACAAGTACAATTCCTTCTGGCAGACACTGCATACGGTGTGGAAGGAGGAGGGCAGACCTGGACTGTATAGGTGCGTAGGAATCCCCACTGGTTGGGGGTTTCTTTAGTTTAATCAGAGAACAACTCAGAATGAACTGAAAGATTGTTATAGGGAATCCCACAAGCTTGCTCCCGtttcatttttatagaattattGCCCTGAAGCGCATCCTCtataaaaagaaacacatTTATATTATAAAGCGGATGCTTTTTTAGATTGTTGGCATTTCCAACGCTATAATTCATTATCATAACACGCCACCCACGACTTCGTGGCTTCCCCAAATCTTTACCCCCGCctcggcgtgaaatctatttAAGAAATCATTCTTTTGCGTCGCATCTTGTTCTGTTTGTTTACCTTAATTTGATTATCACTCGGACCCGCACCGTGCGAGCGTGCTGACTCTGCTTTatagttattattatttgccaAGTATTCCAGGCCACTAATTGCTCCATCCTCTCAATATTTTGTGCACCCACAGAGGCTTGGCCACGCAGCTGGTCAGACAGATTCCAAACACGGCAATCATGATGGCCACCTATGAGGCGGTTGTCTATGTGCTGACGCGTCGCTTCAATAACAAATCGAACGAGTTTTACGATTTTTAGAGGAGAGAAAGCACCCCCCAAGCACTCACTCCCAGGAGCGATAGACGGATGGATAGTTAACAGTGaagaaggagatggagaagaAGAAAGAGGAGAGAAACCCAATCTGTGCATATGTAGACGCGACTGCTGCAActtaattgtaattgtaatccTTTTTCTAGACGATCGAAACCAACGAGCGCAAATTTTTTAGTTAACTAGCTTCTAAGGCAAATccaaaacagaaaagagaaaacaaaatgaaaatgaaaacgaactCGAGAGACTTGAAAGAGACGTTGACGTTGAACGTTGGCCAACGCAAAACACGCACCACGTACACTACACCACGATTTCCAtaacacaatttatttgctatTTGCTATATAATTGCTATAGAGTCAAGTACAATCTGCAGTATATGGAGGCCAAAAAAAGCAACGACTTAAGCTCGATTGGATTCGGCAAAAAAGttatcaaaatttaaaaaggCTGCTATTTAGTTAaagatacaatatatgtatgtatagaaCGTGGTTGATATTTTGATATAAATGTAAATAGAGAGAGGGTAGGGTTGCGCTCAGAGTTTATTGTAAATAGATGAGGCGTTTCGTTGGCCCCCCGCCATTTAGTTTGTTTAGCTTGTAAGCACAAAGTGTTGGATAAGCAAGTCGccatatatacatgtatatatatatatatgtatatatttatgtagtaAAGATCCAACCGATACGATCTGCACTGCGCTgaatatacatacgagtaaaCATACGTAATTGTAACCATAACCGTTTTCTGTTAAGTTTCAAATGCGATATACACTTTAGttactattactattattatataattattattatcgaTACGTTGCTGTTTATTTAGTCCATTAATTAGCTAGATATAGTGTCCCTAAGCGTATTTCATTGATAACGAGCAAAGAACGAAGAAAACTACTGTGAATAAATTGATTGCAATCTGATTTGATGGtgaaatcaataaatacaaaaatgtttaaaaataagCCAAGCCAAGAGTTTATTGCGTCTAGTGCGGCATTTGTCGGTCGTTGTGGTCCCCACTTATACGTAGGCTCTTTATTAACATTGATAAGATAATGTCAATGGCGACAACTCTGCAGACCCTCGAGCATAGTTCAACCTGGAAATCGCAGACGACTGTTGGTTGGgtaataaaaacttttctgcGATAATGAATAGGATTTGCTCGAAAGACAATCTAagctaaattaaatttgttattAGATTTCAATTCTTGGCGCCAATCACCCCAATTGGATCGATAACGATTGTCGCTCCAGCAACAAGTGATCGTCAGCAGGGTGACCGTTTACTTTCGGTATATTTGGACGTCGACAATGTGAGCGgtaaatttaatcaaaatgaGCAAGCGATTTAAAAATGCAACATTTTAAATCTATTATATGTAGGTGAAaagtaaaaatataaaagacaAAAACGGtgcaaaaatttcaaatcGGAAAAATGAAATCTCTTCAAAATGACAAGGAAAATAACAGTGACGATGATGAATATTGTGATTAGTGAAATCGATGATCTGTTTTATagtaatattattttatatagaCAGCCTTATAAAGGATTCACctcaaataaaaacaaacatttttcatCAGTACATTTCGcgaatgagacggtatattttgacgGTATCAGTCGGTATATTCTATCGTTGATCGTCACTGATCGTCAGCCAAGTGCCAGCTCTAAATTCCAACAAATTTTCAGTGTTTACGTTTcgagataaaaaaaaaattacaacatTTTTCAGTGCACTTCAAACGTTTTTTATTGATCGCAGCAACGTAAAGTAACAGCCTAACAGTCTCGCGCTGTAGGCCAGATCCGTAAAAAGTAGTGCAAACGTAGGAAACACAGTCGCAGTTGCGCCGAGGAGAAGCAAATCCAACGTAGTGACACCCATTTCGCGGCCATGCAAATCGATGCGTTTAGGCTTAATATCGTCTAAGAATGCTGCTTAGTGAGACCCACTTCTGGACGACGCTGCGAGATGAAGTGCGCATCAAGAGCAACGACTTGGGCGCGTTTCGGTACATGCGGCAGAAGGAGCAGGATCCGGACTTGACGGCGTTGGCCAAGCGGGACTACACCGAGAGGCGAAATGGTCTGGCCGTCCTAAAAAATAACAGTCGGAAGGCGGCTGGTCGCCTCAAGGATAATCTCAAGAAGCTGGAGGATCTACTACGTCAACACAAGGTTATCCATTCCGAGTGGCAGGATGCGGCacaggtgctgctgctctttgccAATGGCATCATTGCGCACATTTGTGTCGACATCTACACGGGCGACATTCTGCGGATGGTCTTCGAGAAGTATCTAGTTGGCAAATTGGCCGCCGAGGTCATTACCGATGGTGAGTGTGTGACAGGGTATAATCTACTTCGTGGTGTCCCTGGTAGTCGTGGATAGAGTATTACTGCTTCAATATGGCAGTGGCACTTGTGCCcgttgctgctgtcgttgcAGCTATGgagaaatttgcatttgcaacaAGTGCGACTACGTTTGCACTTTcccacaccaacacacagTAAAAGTCCCAGCCTCAGCCTAAGCCACACGCATGCACCGCAGCCATCACAACCATCACATGCATGTTCATGCAATTattgtaatttttaattaatctGCTTGCTTGTTttgttggccataaatatgCGCCTCCCTCCACACCTTCACACTCCTCCacccaccacaccacacacacagctctTTCCATGTTTTGTTCGAGCCGCTCATTCAGCTTTGTCGATtgtgcttttttgttttgtcgctGGCTTTAGCATTTTTTACACGTTCCCACATCGTCTTGGCCTACAATACGAACCAGCTGACGGTCGTGCATCTGCAGCGTCCCAATGCACGGTCGCAGGGGCCGGAGAAGATTGCCAACATGGATCCGCGCATATTTCATGTAATCATACCGGGCGCCACAGAGCGTAAGCTGTCACGCCATCTAACAGTGAATGGAAGCTTCGATCTGTTTGTGGTGTGGACGCAGTCCTCGCAGAACGAGGTGTATCCCTGGCGACCCACGGTCAGAGATCAGGATCGTGCCAACATTCATGTGTTCAAAATTAAGGGGTAGGTTATCCCTGTCTCCTGTAAGCATACTCGATTAATCACCCAATCCGATCTATCAGTTTGCAGCTGGAATCGATGGCCTACTGCTGGTCGGAAAACGATCCACTATGTGTGGACTTT from Drosophila pseudoobscura strain MV-25-SWS-2005 chromosome 4, UCI_Dpse_MV25, whole genome shotgun sequence encodes the following:
- the Rim2 gene encoding mitochondrial carrier protein Rim2 isoform X2; this encodes MAQNKADTFIHLIAGGSAGTVGAVVTCPLEVVKTRLQSSTAFMTPSSRLVEPTGSGPANGGPSELLRPEQRRKLSTTILRNRSQPQIMAISHCGISSTTPKSMSIIQCLRHIVQNEGPRALFKGLGPNLVGVAPSRAIYFCTYSQTKNSLNSLGFVERDSPLVHIMSAASAGFVSSTATNPIWFVKTRMQLDHNSKVQMTVRQCIERVYAQGGIAAFYKGITASYFGICETMVHFVIYEFIKSKLLEQRNQRQTDTKGSRDFLEFMMAGAVSKTIASCIAYPHEVARTRLREEGNKYNSFWQTLHTVWKEEGRPGLYRGLATQLVRQIPNTAIMMATYEAVVYVLTRRFNNKSNEFYDF
- the Rim2 gene encoding mitochondrial carrier protein Rim2 isoform X1 produces the protein MAQNKADTFIHLIAGGSAGTVGAVVTCPLEVVKTRLQSSTAFMTPSSRLVEPTGSGPANGGPSELLRPEQRRKLSTTILRNRSQPQVIGGVRRIMAISHCGISSTTPKSMSIIQCLRHIVQNEGPRALFKGLGPNLVGVAPSRAIYFCTYSQTKNSLNSLGFVERDSPLVHIMSAASAGFVSSTATNPIWFVKTRMQLDHNSKVQMTVRQCIERVYAQGGIAAFYKGITASYFGICETMVHFVIYEFIKSKLLEQRNQRQTDTKGSRDFLEFMMAGAVSKTIASCIAYPHEVARTRLREEGNKYNSFWQTLHTVWKEEGRPGLYRGLATQLVRQIPNTAIMMATYEAVVYVLTRRFNNKSNEFYDF